From Methanosarcina lacustris Z-7289, one genomic window encodes:
- a CDS encoding 30S ribosomal protein S14 — MTDTINKSGRGVNECKRCGRKQGLVRKYDIYLCRHCFREIAHEMGFEKYS; from the coding sequence ATGACAGATACAATAAACAAGTCCGGAAGAGGAGTAAATGAATGCAAACGGTGTGGAAGAAAACAGGGACTTGTCCGCAAATATGACATTTATCTCTGCAGACACTGTTTCAGAGAGATTGCCCACGAGATGGGCTTTGAGAAGTATTCGTAA
- a CDS encoding 50S ribosomal protein L18 encodes MATGPRYKVPFRRRREGRTNYHLRLKLLISKRDRVVVRKSARNVQIQLVAPTQDGDITYSSAVSSELAKYGYTGATGNTTAAYLTGLLFGLKTLQKGYEGGILDIGLQASSKGSRVYAVLKGIVDAGFDIPCSPEVFPSEERIRGEHIAAYREESSDLPEQFEATKVKIFAEFS; translated from the coding sequence ATGGCAACAGGACCAAGATATAAGGTTCCTTTCAGAAGAAGAAGAGAAGGACGCACAAACTACCACCTCCGCCTTAAATTATTAATCTCAAAGCGGGACCGTGTGGTTGTCAGAAAAAGTGCAAGAAATGTTCAGATCCAGTTAGTAGCTCCAACCCAAGATGGGGACATAACATATTCATCAGCCGTTTCAAGTGAACTTGCAAAGTACGGTTACACAGGAGCTACCGGAAACACAACGGCTGCATACCTTACAGGGCTCTTATTTGGGCTGAAAACTTTGCAGAAGGGATATGAAGGAGGCATTCTGGACATAGGACTCCAGGCTTCCTCTAAGGGTTCCAGAGTCTATGCAGTCCTCAAAGGGATTGTAGACGCTGGTTTCGACATTCCCTGCAGCCCGGAAGTGTTCCCATCGGAAGAGAGGATCCGCGGGGAGCATATAGCCGCATACAGAGAAGAGAGCTCAGACCTGCCAGAGCAGTTTGAAGCAACCAAAGTGAAAATCTTTGCTGAGTTTAGTTAA
- a CDS encoding 50S ribosomal protein L22, with product MARINYSINGDPETTSKSMGSELHISPKKSREVCCKIKGMKIAEARKFLEDVIILKQAVPFKRHSEGAGHRKGPMAGGRYPVSASKEILKVLKNAESNAEYKGLEPANMYIVHAAIQRGRVIHGFMPRARGRATPKDTETVNIEMILSEVR from the coding sequence ATGGCAAGAATAAACTATTCAATTAATGGAGACCCTGAAACTACCTCTAAATCAATGGGTTCTGAACTTCATATTTCCCCGAAGAAGTCCCGTGAGGTTTGTTGCAAGATTAAGGGCATGAAAATTGCTGAAGCAAGGAAGTTCCTTGAGGACGTAATTATCCTGAAGCAAGCAGTACCCTTCAAGAGACACTCTGAAGGGGCCGGTCACAGGAAAGGTCCCATGGCTGGAGGGAGATACCCTGTCAGTGCTTCAAAAGAGATCTTAAAGGTTCTCAAAAATGCAGAGAGCAACGCCGAGTACAAAGGTCTTGAACCTGCAAACATGTACATCGTCCATGCTGCTATTCAGCGCGGAAGAGTAATTCATGGGTTCATGCCGAGGGCAAGAGGAAGAGCAACGCCCAAAGACACGGAAACTGTAAACATTGAGATGATCCTCTCCGAGGTGCGCTAA
- the rpmC gene encoding 50S ribosomal protein L29, producing MAILRTNEIRTMTIDERADELENLSNELVRERALTSAGGAPDNPGRIGEIRRTIARIKTIQHELNDI from the coding sequence ATGGCAATCCTCAGGACCAACGAAATCCGGACCATGACAATCGACGAACGGGCTGACGAACTCGAAAACCTGAGCAACGAACTGGTCCGGGAAAGAGCTCTTACCTCTGCGGGCGGAGCTCCTGACAATCCGGGAAGAATCGGAGAGATCAGGAGAACGATTGCCCGGATAAAGACAATTCAGCACGAGCTAAATGATATCTAA
- a CDS encoding 50S ribosomal protein L19e yields MSDLFNQRKLASKVLECGLDRVWLNPEASEEIASAITREDIRGLIEKGTIKAKPVKGVSRGRARARAIKRKYGHCKGQGSRKGKKGARTPSKGLWIKKIRALRNRLKELRTDGALDKSVYCRLYRKAKGGEYRSVSHLNSHLESEKLLKKE; encoded by the coding sequence ATGTCAGACCTGTTCAACCAGAGGAAGCTGGCTTCCAAAGTTCTTGAATGCGGGCTTGACAGAGTATGGCTTAACCCCGAAGCATCCGAAGAAATCGCCTCCGCGATCACAAGAGAAGATATCCGCGGACTCATTGAGAAAGGCACCATTAAAGCAAAGCCTGTAAAAGGAGTCAGCAGAGGCAGAGCCAGAGCTCGTGCTATCAAACGTAAGTATGGGCACTGCAAGGGACAGGGGTCCAGAAAAGGTAAGAAAGGAGCCCGTACCCCCAGCAAGGGGCTATGGATTAAAAAGATCCGGGCTCTTAGAAACAGACTCAAGGAGCTGCGTACAGACGGAGCACTTGATAAGTCAGTGTACTGCAGACTCTACAGAAAGGCAAAAGGCGGAGAATATAGAAGCGTTTCTCACCTTAACTCCCACCTTGAGTCCGAAAAACTGTTAAAGAAAGAATAA
- the rpl6p gene encoding 50S ribosomal protein L6, translating into MVKEIARKIEIPEGVSVSLSRDVFTARGPKGTVERKFWYPGIRIEVEEEKILVDAESSRKEQKAMVGTFSSHIKNLIIGVSEGFECKMTIVYAHFPMQVKVEGKTFIIGNFLGEKKPRVAKILGETKVKVSGSEVTITGINKEDVGQTAANIEQKTKIKRFDPRTFQDGIYIVQKP; encoded by the coding sequence ATGGTTAAGGAAATTGCAAGAAAAATAGAGATTCCTGAAGGAGTTTCCGTCTCTCTCTCTCGGGATGTTTTTACCGCCAGGGGTCCGAAGGGAACTGTCGAACGAAAGTTCTGGTACCCCGGAATCAGGATCGAAGTCGAGGAAGAAAAAATACTGGTGGATGCAGAATCCTCCAGGAAAGAGCAGAAAGCCATGGTAGGGACCTTTAGCTCTCACATCAAAAACCTGATTATAGGCGTGAGTGAGGGCTTTGAGTGTAAGATGACCATTGTGTATGCCCACTTCCCAATGCAGGTAAAAGTTGAAGGTAAAACCTTCATAATCGGGAACTTCCTTGGAGAAAAGAAGCCAAGAGTTGCTAAAATCCTTGGCGAGACAAAGGTTAAGGTAAGTGGGAGCGAAGTTACCATTACCGGAATCAACAAGGAAGATGTCGGTCAGACTGCCGCAAACATAGAACAGAAGACCAAGATAAAAAGATTCGATCCAAGGACTTTCCAGGATGGAATCTACATCGTGCAGAAGCCCTGA
- the rnp1 gene encoding ribonuclease P protein component 1, which produces MISKVEILPSTLIYHELIGLDIKVIYSTNPSLTGIRGRVVNETKNMLVVENSQSRELKIPKADSELIFRIPAELSEKGRRSDTFVKIQGNLLLSQPENRIKNIKKLRKWG; this is translated from the coding sequence ATGATATCTAAAGTGGAAATCCTGCCTTCGACCCTTATCTACCATGAATTGATAGGGCTCGATATTAAGGTAATTTATTCCACTAATCCATCATTAACCGGAATCCGGGGCAGAGTCGTCAACGAGACAAAAAATATGCTAGTTGTAGAAAACTCTCAGTCCCGGGAACTGAAAATACCCAAGGCGGATTCGGAATTGATTTTCCGGATCCCTGCCGAGCTCTCCGAAAAAGGCCGCAGATCCGATACATTCGTAAAAATTCAGGGAAACCTGCTGCTCTCACAGCCCGAAAATCGGATCAAGAACATCAAAAAGTTACGTAAATGGGGCTAA
- a CDS encoding uL15m family ribosomal protein, translated as MDTKKFRGSRTCGGGTHKNRRGAGNRGGRGRAGGCKHHFVRAMMRGYSYGKHGFKRPDGVSKDVSIVNVGELDELAPYLVEEGLAEVKDGAYHINLEKLGIEKVLGSGRVMKNLVVTSEEFSVSAREKIENAGGSCIDAE; from the coding sequence ATGGATACTAAAAAGTTCAGAGGGTCCAGGACCTGCGGTGGCGGGACTCATAAAAACAGGCGTGGAGCCGGAAACCGCGGAGGCCGCGGGAGAGCCGGTGGCTGTAAACACCACTTTGTAAGAGCTATGATGCGTGGGTACAGCTATGGCAAACACGGTTTCAAGCGCCCTGATGGAGTATCAAAGGACGTTTCCATAGTAAATGTTGGAGAGCTCGACGAACTGGCCCCATATCTTGTTGAAGAGGGGCTTGCGGAAGTTAAGGATGGGGCATACCACATTAACCTTGAAAAACTCGGAATCGAGAAGGTACTTGGAAGCGGACGTGTCATGAAGAACCTTGTGGTCACTTCAGAGGAATTTTCAGTATCTGCCCGTGAAAAGATAGAAAATGCTGGTGGAAGCTGCATCGATGCCGAATAA
- a CDS encoding 30S ribosomal protein S4e, giving the protein MTHQKRLSVPKSWKIGKKGNKWISTTHPGPHNQARSLPLGIIIRDILKLVDNSREGKRILSEGKVLVDGIPRKDLRFPVGLFDVVTLPLVNEAYRMLQDEKGRLNLHKLNETKVNKLCRIDNKVTVKGGKVQLNLNDGTNIIGSNEYGTKDSLILSIPDKQVVKHLKFEVGNLAMVIGGQHSGETGKIMEIREVKSSRHNTVMISGETDFETIEDYVIVIGKDKPEIRLGGELHE; this is encoded by the coding sequence GTGACACACCAGAAAAGATTATCAGTTCCAAAGAGCTGGAAGATCGGGAAAAAAGGCAATAAGTGGATCTCCACTACCCACCCGGGGCCTCACAACCAGGCACGCAGTCTTCCGCTCGGAATCATCATCCGTGACATTCTCAAGCTTGTTGACAACAGCAGGGAAGGTAAAAGGATTCTCTCCGAAGGAAAAGTCCTTGTTGATGGAATCCCCAGAAAAGACCTCCGGTTCCCGGTAGGGCTCTTTGATGTAGTTACACTCCCTCTCGTAAATGAAGCATACAGGATGCTCCAGGACGAAAAGGGACGTCTGAACCTCCACAAGCTTAACGAAACTAAAGTTAACAAGCTGTGCAGGATCGACAACAAGGTAACCGTCAAGGGAGGAAAAGTACAGCTTAACCTCAATGACGGGACCAACATCATTGGCTCCAATGAGTATGGGACAAAGGACTCCCTGATTCTTTCCATTCCTGACAAACAGGTAGTAAAACACCTGAAGTTTGAGGTCGGAAACCTTGCAATGGTTATTGGCGGCCAGCACTCTGGAGAAACCGGAAAGATTATGGAGATCCGGGAAGTTAAGAGTTCCAGGCACAACACAGTAATGATTTCCGGAGAAACCGATTTTGAAACAATCGAAGACTACGTAATCGTTATTGGCAAGGATAAACCTGAAATTCGGCTTGGCGGTGAGCTGCATGAATAA
- a CDS encoding 30S ribosomal protein S17, giving the protein MARDIGLNIPAPSEECEDLYCPFHGTLPVRGQLLVGTVVSSKMDNTVVIERQYMKMVPKYQRYEKRRSKVHAHNPPCISAKVGDIVTIAECRRISKTKSYVVVKAEVPK; this is encoded by the coding sequence ATGGCAAGAGACATTGGATTGAATATACCGGCGCCATCAGAAGAATGTGAAGACTTATACTGTCCCTTCCACGGAACACTTCCTGTAAGAGGACAACTCCTTGTGGGTACCGTGGTCAGCAGCAAGATGGACAATACGGTAGTCATTGAAAGGCAATACATGAAAATGGTGCCGAAATACCAGAGATACGAGAAGAGACGCTCGAAGGTTCACGCACACAACCCGCCTTGCATTTCCGCAAAAGTTGGCGATATCGTCACGATCGCAGAATGCAGGCGCATCAGCAAGACAAAGTCCTATGTGGTAGTCAAAGCAGAGGTGCCTAAATGA
- a CDS encoding 50S ribosomal protein L32e — translation MAEEISEVESTSVSALDMDPESRRLFNVRKVQKGKKPQFKRTCSHKFKRLDTNWRRPRGLQGKQRRKYAAKGALAQVGYGSPAAVKGLHPSGYSDVLISSIADLELVDPSFEAIRIARTIGAQKKAIILAKAEELGIKVLNPGRSE, via the coding sequence ATGGCAGAAGAAATTAGTGAAGTTGAAAGTACTTCGGTTTCCGCCCTTGATATGGATCCTGAATCCAGGCGCTTATTCAATGTGAGAAAGGTTCAGAAGGGGAAGAAACCCCAGTTCAAGAGAACCTGTAGCCACAAGTTCAAAAGGCTTGATACCAACTGGAGGCGTCCGAGAGGTTTACAGGGCAAACAGCGCAGAAAGTATGCTGCAAAAGGTGCCCTTGCCCAGGTAGGATACGGAAGCCCTGCTGCAGTTAAAGGCCTGCACCCCTCGGGTTATTCTGATGTTCTTATTTCCAGCATTGCGGATCTGGAGCTTGTTGACCCGTCTTTCGAGGCTATCAGGATAGCAAGGACAATAGGCGCACAAAAGAAAGCCATTATCCTCGCAAAAGCTGAAGAACTCGGGATTAAAGTACTGAACCCTGGAAGGAGTGAATAA
- a CDS encoding 30S ribosomal protein S19 produces the protein MVKKSSSRLPKRKGEFTYRGKTVSELQELSLEEFAELLPSRERRSIKRGFTDGQKKVLHEFKEGKRVRTHHRDMIILPEMIGTAIEIHNGKQFVGVELQPEMIGHRFGEFAPTRPKVNHGSAGVGATRSSKFVPLK, from the coding sequence ATGGTAAAAAAATCATCATCAAGGTTACCGAAGAGAAAGGGTGAATTCACCTACCGCGGGAAAACCGTCTCAGAACTTCAGGAACTGAGTCTTGAAGAGTTTGCAGAACTTCTGCCTTCCAGAGAGCGCAGGAGCATCAAACGCGGATTCACAGACGGGCAGAAAAAAGTCCTGCATGAGTTCAAGGAAGGAAAGAGAGTCAGAACCCATCATAGGGATATGATCATCCTTCCCGAAATGATTGGAACAGCTATAGAAATTCACAACGGGAAACAGTTTGTAGGTGTGGAACTTCAGCCTGAAATGATCGGGCACCGCTTCGGAGAATTCGCACCCACAAGACCAAAAGTTAACCACGGCAGTGCTGGTGTGGGTGCAACCCGTTCAAGCAAGTTCGTACCGTTGAAATGA
- a CDS encoding 30S ribosomal protein S5: MAFDQDWVPKTRLGKLVVEGQVTSMDEAIKSGLPIREPQIIDMLLPDLEDEVLDINMVQRMTDSGRRVKFRATVIVGNRNGYVGLGQAKDVQVGPAIRKAIDAAKLNITYIRRGCGSWECACGLQHTVPYEVTGKAGSVSVTLIPAPRGLGIAAGSTATKVLEKAGIKDVWTKTFGTTRTTLNFAKATYNALNQVNIIRLPLYYGKEEV; the protein is encoded by the coding sequence ATGGCATTCGATCAAGATTGGGTTCCGAAAACCAGGCTTGGAAAATTAGTCGTTGAAGGACAGGTTACTTCAATGGATGAGGCAATCAAGTCAGGCCTACCTATCAGGGAACCCCAAATAATTGATATGCTGCTTCCTGATCTGGAAGATGAGGTGCTCGATATCAACATGGTCCAGAGGATGACTGACTCCGGACGCCGTGTAAAATTCAGAGCAACCGTAATCGTAGGAAACAGAAACGGCTATGTAGGGCTTGGACAGGCAAAGGACGTGCAGGTCGGACCTGCGATCCGCAAGGCAATTGACGCTGCAAAGCTCAACATTACCTATATCCGCAGAGGCTGCGGATCCTGGGAATGCGCCTGCGGGTTACAGCACACCGTACCTTACGAGGTTACAGGGAAGGCAGGTAGTGTAAGTGTGACCCTCATTCCCGCCCCAAGGGGACTCGGGATTGCTGCAGGAAGCACTGCAACCAAGGTACTGGAAAAAGCCGGCATTAAAGACGTATGGACCAAGACCTTCGGAACTACCAGGACAACCCTCAACTTCGCAAAGGCTACTTACAATGCTCTCAACCAGGTCAACATTATAAGGCTGCCTCTATACTATGGTAAGGAGGAAGTCTGA
- the rplX gene encoding 50S ribosomal protein L24 — MVSKQPRKQRKARYTAPLHIRQKYMGARLSEGLTKQYGTRSAAVITGDTVKVMRGDFKGTEGKVQSVSLMDGTIRVDGVISTKVDGTEVPRPVNPSNVMITKLEMKDGRRASSIKK; from the coding sequence ATGGTATCCAAACAGCCAAGAAAGCAGAGAAAGGCAAGATACACTGCACCTCTCCATATCAGGCAGAAATACATGGGTGCAAGACTCAGTGAGGGACTTACCAAACAGTATGGCACAAGAAGTGCTGCAGTCATCACTGGTGACACAGTAAAGGTCATGCGCGGAGACTTCAAGGGCACAGAAGGAAAAGTCCAGTCTGTATCCCTTATGGACGGCACAATCAGAGTGGACGGAGTTATTTCCACAAAAGTGGACGGCACCGAAGTCCCGAGGCCCGTAAACCCCTCAAACGTCATGATCACAAAACTGGAAATGAAGGACGGACGCAGAGCGTCAAGCATTAAGAAGTGA
- a CDS encoding 30S ribosomal protein S3 has product MAIERKFVNDGYVKASMDEYFAEQLSRAGYGGMELNRTPMGTQIVIYSEKPGMVIGKAGKVIRKLTRDVATKYNLENPQIDAQEVRRPELNAQMMASRLASSIERGWYFRKAGHNTLRAVMSAGALGCEVVISGKLTGSRSRVEKFVNGHVKHSGHPVQEVVDEGFAVAIKKLGTLGCKVRIIQPDVVLPDSFRVKELSEIVAEPTEKPAEKQAEKPVEKPVAAPKKESAAKPKAPAAAPAKAVEVVEVIEVAEPEEAEEETQPEVSEDSEEAELIYVEGSEEVRRQVNGVWQHKHESYDYWHPMARVHKEAKE; this is encoded by the coding sequence ATGGCAATAGAGAGAAAGTTCGTTAATGACGGTTATGTTAAAGCCTCCATGGACGAGTATTTTGCAGAACAGCTGAGCAGAGCTGGATACGGCGGCATGGAGCTGAACAGGACCCCCATGGGCACCCAGATAGTGATCTATTCCGAAAAACCGGGAATGGTAATCGGGAAAGCCGGGAAGGTCATCAGAAAACTTACCCGTGACGTTGCAACTAAATACAACCTCGAAAACCCGCAGATTGACGCTCAGGAAGTCAGGCGGCCTGAACTTAATGCCCAGATGATGGCATCCAGGCTTGCATCTTCCATTGAGAGGGGCTGGTACTTCAGGAAAGCCGGACACAATACCCTCAGAGCAGTCATGAGCGCAGGTGCCCTTGGTTGTGAAGTAGTAATTTCCGGAAAGCTTACCGGATCAAGGTCAAGAGTCGAGAAATTCGTTAACGGGCACGTGAAGCATTCCGGGCACCCTGTACAAGAGGTCGTAGACGAAGGGTTTGCAGTAGCAATTAAAAAGCTCGGAACCCTTGGCTGCAAAGTCAGGATCATTCAGCCTGACGTTGTTCTACCGGACTCATTCAGGGTTAAGGAACTAAGCGAGATTGTCGCTGAGCCCACTGAAAAGCCTGCCGAGAAACAGGCTGAGAAACCCGTAGAGAAACCCGTTGCAGCCCCTAAAAAGGAAAGCGCGGCAAAACCCAAAGCTCCAGCAGCAGCACCCGCGAAAGCAGTAGAGGTAGTAGAGGTAATCGAAGTCGCAGAACCCGAAGAAGCTGAGGAAGAAACCCAGCCTGAGGTATCTGAAGACTCTGAAGAAGCCGAACTTATCTATGTTGAGGGCTCAGAAGAAGTCCGAAGACAGGTCAATGGTGTCTGGCAGCACAAGCATGAGAGCTATGATTACTGGCATCCCATGGCAAGAGTCCATAAGGAGGCTAAGGAATAA
- a CDS encoding 50S ribosomal protein L30 has product MYAVVRVRGPVNVRYTIEDTMKMLRLHKVNHCVFVPENPHYKGMVQKVKDYVAYGKIDAKILAEVLENRGRLEGDTRLTEEYIRENTAYDSIQAFAEAVVEGNASLKDVPKLKPVFRLHPARKGHAGIKRTVQQGGVLGNHDENINVLLHKMR; this is encoded by the coding sequence ATGTATGCAGTTGTGAGAGTTAGAGGTCCTGTCAACGTACGCTATACCATTGAGGATACCATGAAGATGCTCCGCCTGCACAAAGTTAACCACTGTGTGTTTGTGCCGGAAAATCCTCATTACAAGGGTATGGTCCAGAAGGTGAAGGACTACGTTGCATACGGAAAGATTGATGCAAAAATCCTTGCAGAAGTCCTCGAAAACCGCGGAAGGCTTGAAGGTGACACCCGCCTCACAGAAGAATATATCCGTGAAAACACGGCATATGATTCCATACAGGCCTTTGCCGAAGCCGTTGTTGAGGGGAATGCCTCCCTTAAGGATGTCCCCAAACTGAAGCCTGTTTTCAGGCTTCACCCGGCCAGAAAAGGTCATGCAGGAATTAAGAGGACAGTCCAGCAGGGTGGCGTACTCGGAAACCACGATGAAAATATCAACGTGCTTCTGCACAAGATGAGATAA
- a CDS encoding 30S ribosomal protein S8 has protein sequence MVLLDPLANALSTIKNAEVIGKSSCIVRPASKNIGNVLKVMQDLGYIGEFEFIDDGKAGIYSVTLVGRINKCGAIKPRYSVGTASFERWEKQFLPAKNFGALIVTTSNGVMSQYEARDKKIGGQLLAYVY, from the coding sequence ATGGTATTACTTGATCCTCTGGCAAATGCCCTTTCCACTATCAAGAATGCGGAAGTCATTGGGAAGAGCTCCTGTATTGTCAGGCCTGCTTCAAAAAATATTGGTAACGTCCTGAAGGTTATGCAGGATCTCGGCTACATTGGAGAATTCGAATTTATCGACGATGGAAAAGCCGGAATCTATAGCGTCACCCTTGTAGGAAGAATCAACAAGTGCGGTGCAATAAAGCCACGTTATTCCGTCGGAACTGCCAGCTTTGAACGCTGGGAAAAGCAGTTCCTTCCAGCAAAGAACTTTGGTGCCCTTATAGTAACCACTTCAAACGGCGTCATGTCTCAGTACGAGGCCCGTGATAAGAAGATCGGTGGGCAACTTCTTGCTTATGTGTACTGA
- the rpl14p gene encoding 50S ribosomal protein L14 gives MKGIRSSIPRALNAGAKIPCVDNTGAKVVEIISVKKYRGVKNRMPRAGIGDMCVVSVKKGTPEMRKQILLAVVIRQKQEFCRPDGLHVSFEDNAMVITDEDGIPKGTDIKGPVAREVAERFPKIGTTASIIV, from the coding sequence ATGAAAGGCATACGCTCAAGCATCCCAAGGGCTTTGAACGCAGGTGCCAAGATTCCTTGTGTGGACAACACCGGAGCAAAGGTCGTTGAGATTATCTCTGTCAAGAAGTACAGAGGAGTCAAAAACAGAATGCCCCGCGCAGGAATTGGAGACATGTGCGTCGTCTCCGTAAAGAAAGGCACACCCGAGATGAGGAAACAGATTCTCCTCGCAGTGGTGATTCGCCAGAAGCAGGAATTCTGTCGTCCTGATGGGCTACATGTGTCCTTTGAGGACAACGCCATGGTAATCACGGACGAAGACGGAATTCCCAAAGGCACGGACATAAAAGGTCCGGTTGCAAGGGAAGTAGCTGAGAGGTTCCCCAAGATTGGGACTACAGCATCCATTATTGTCTGA
- a CDS encoding 50S ribosomal protein L5, whose amino-acid sequence MNNPMRTPAVEKVIVHMGVGESGQHLVNAEEILRTITGQGVVRCFAKRTLPAFAIKKGEPIGCKVTLRGQTAQKFLETSLGIIEKTLNKSQFDSLGNVSFGIEEHTDFPGMRYDPNIGVFGMDVTVVLKRPGERICKRRIALRKIPTGHRVTVDDAITFLNESYGVEVM is encoded by the coding sequence ATGAATAATCCCATGCGCACACCGGCCGTCGAAAAGGTAATTGTCCACATGGGTGTTGGAGAAAGTGGCCAGCACCTAGTAAATGCCGAAGAAATCCTCCGGACCATCACAGGGCAGGGAGTCGTAAGGTGCTTTGCAAAAAGGACTCTTCCTGCTTTCGCAATAAAGAAAGGGGAACCCATTGGCTGCAAAGTAACCCTCAGGGGCCAGACAGCACAGAAGTTTCTTGAGACATCTCTCGGGATAATCGAGAAAACTCTTAACAAGTCCCAGTTTGATTCCCTTGGAAACGTCTCTTTCGGAATTGAAGAACATACTGACTTTCCGGGTATGAGATATGACCCTAACATCGGGGTTTTCGGAATGGATGTAACTGTTGTGCTCAAGCGCCCTGGAGAAAGGATCTGCAAGAGGAGAATTGCACTCCGGAAGATCCCGACTGGCCACAGGGTCACGGTGGACGATGCGATCACCTTCCTTAACGAAAGTTATGGCGTGGAGGTCATGTAA